A window of the Pseudomonas furukawaii genome harbors these coding sequences:
- a CDS encoding helix-turn-helix domain-containing protein: MDKQDEIEGLAILIRDLRKHKNVTLGDLATRIDRSVGFLSQVERGLSRPTVADLTAISEALGVPTTYFYNPGKPRQTPWVTRPGERRTLYYAGGITDVLASPTMSGGFSMLESHLEPGATSGEGHLDDSSEQGGFVLEGELTIWYGDADPPVTLRANDSFQLPPHAQFRYANLSDQPTRVLWVFN, encoded by the coding sequence ATGGACAAGCAAGATGAGATCGAAGGCCTCGCGATCCTGATCCGCGACCTGCGCAAGCACAAGAACGTGACCCTGGGCGACCTGGCCACCCGCATCGACCGCTCGGTGGGCTTCCTCTCCCAGGTGGAGCGGGGGCTGTCGCGCCCCACGGTGGCCGACCTCACCGCCATCAGCGAGGCGCTGGGGGTGCCCACCACCTATTTCTACAACCCCGGCAAGCCGCGCCAGACGCCCTGGGTGACCCGCCCCGGCGAGCGCCGCACCCTCTACTACGCCGGCGGCATCACCGACGTGCTGGCCTCGCCCACCATGTCCGGCGGCTTCTCCATGCTGGAGAGCCACCTGGAGCCCGGCGCCACCAGCGGCGAGGGGCATCTGGACGACAGTTCCGAGCAGGGCGGCTTCGTGCTCGAAGGCGAGCTGACGATCTGGTACGGCGACGCCGACCCGCCCGTCACCCTGCGGGCCAACGACAGCTTCCAGCTGCCGCCCCACGCCCAGTTCCGCTACGCCAACCTTTCCGACCAGCCCACGCGAGTCCTCTGGGTCTTCAACTGA